From a region of the Odoribacter splanchnicus DSM 20712 genome:
- the mnmD gene encoding tRNA (5-methylaminomethyl-2-thiouridine)(34)-methyltransferase MnmD, with protein MPHQLIQTEDGSITLYVPELNEHYHSVHGAIQESIHIFIRAGLDFYLTSPEHRPPTEVPLSILEAGFGTGLNAYLSLLRSEELQLPLDYHSVEKYPLPPEEVNRLHYPDQLPAADPGSFAMLHDAPWDCGEQITPLFHLHKYRTDFRSIQFQARFDIVYFDAFNPEVQPHLWTPEVFSRFAQALKPGGILVTYCVKGIVKQALREVGFTLKRLPGPPGKREMLRATKPDRI; from the coding sequence ATGCCACATCAATTGATTCAAACAGAAGACGGTAGTATAACCTTATATGTTCCTGAACTGAATGAACATTATCATTCGGTACACGGAGCGATTCAGGAATCTATTCATATTTTTATCCGGGCCGGACTGGATTTTTATCTGACCTCCCCGGAACATCGGCCGCCCACCGAAGTCCCGTTGTCTATTCTGGAAGCCGGTTTCGGAACCGGGCTGAATGCTTATTTAAGCTTATTGCGGAGCGAAGAACTCCAGCTCCCGCTCGATTATCACAGTGTGGAAAAATATCCGTTACCGCCCGAAGAAGTAAATCGTCTTCATTATCCGGATCAACTTCCCGCTGCCGATCCCGGATCATTCGCCATGCTGCACGACGCCCCCTGGGATTGCGGAGAGCAGATTACCCCTTTATTTCATTTACACAAATACCGGACAGATTTCCGGTCTATACAATTTCAGGCCCGATTCGATATCGTCTATTTCGATGCCTTCAACCCGGAAGTGCAACCCCATCTCTGGACTCCGGAAGTATTCAGCCGGTTCGCCCAAGCATTGAAACCGGGAGGAATCCTGGTGACTTATTGTGTCAAGGGGATAGTCAAGCAAGCCTTACGCGAAGTCGGTTTCACCTTAAAACGCCTGCCCGGACCTCCCGGAAAAAGAGAAATGCTCAGAGCCACCAAACCCGACCGAATATGA
- a CDS encoding DEAD/DEAH box helicase: MERIIFILSYEKRWDCWMVYANRAIDAGDFFQSIGRYIGDEDLEVWPVVRKITETIRKYDTPMLFKQFGRKKFKDERMFLQKVEEAYIREDIRPYIDKYVAQVLDELTEAGCPLFLKTSRLDNFYKNQRLMLKSVPLRALLKFERTGEFTRYILRLTDGEKTFYPSDYALKVLTRRPCRVVSGRQLFRFPEDFDGQRLQPFLQKREIMIPKANESIYFRRFILKNVRHEEIEVQGFDVIVREVEKQAFLSLERDILGMPVLVMEYKYGNQYIPGWSSRKALVELYTEGDRYAFYKVSRDPEWEQLQARQLVALGIRNDTEGYFHLPEVTVMTWKTEKETEDRDKVSGEVIADAWQKTVTWVQTHGDELKAMGIGFTQKTLRRAYYIGAWQIDSSVSETMDWFELKAEVILTDGRRIPLLRFRDHILTGKREFLLDDGTLFLIPEEWFATYTELLLFAQGRGTSLFFHRSQYILLKNWAETTCHFSLPENLQEEVTLPFDFQVTLRPYQRFGYEWMYRLYRCGLGGCLADDMGLGKTLQAIALILKYRQEGVKKPVVNRWPDSGKQLSLFDAPEEVSRPDEGDRSLVYHTCLVVVPASLIHNWRNELRKFAPQLTVTIYAGTNRIDLRSYLQRSDVVLITYHTLRNDIDILSRLTFGIVVADEAQMLKNPGSQLHQAMMRIQGRCFWALSGTPIENSLTDLWAVMNWVNRGLLGSQRFFRDHFIRPILADVEGRMSEALRKLIAPYILRRTKEEVLADLPDLTAELVVCEPEEEQRKVYEEEQSRVRNYILSERENQGELRSDFMVLKALIRLRQIANHPRLVETGYEGNSGKFSEVFRMLGEVIASGHKVLVFSSFVKYLKMVAEETMVRGWKYAMLTGLTADREQTIRHFQADPECRIFLISLKAGGVGLNLTEADYVFILDPWWNVAAENQAVSRAHRIGQKRAVFVYRFITAGTLEEKILAIQERKQRLADSVITAATSIPLTDEELLEVL; encoded by the coding sequence ATGGAGCGGATTATTTTTATCTTATCATATGAGAAGCGTTGGGATTGCTGGATGGTGTATGCCAACCGGGCAATAGATGCCGGTGATTTTTTTCAAAGTATAGGTCGGTATATCGGGGATGAAGACCTGGAAGTATGGCCTGTAGTCAGAAAGATTACGGAAACGATCCGTAAGTACGATACCCCTATGCTTTTCAAACAGTTTGGCCGGAAAAAATTTAAGGATGAACGTATGTTCCTGCAAAAAGTGGAGGAAGCGTATATCCGTGAAGATATCCGGCCTTATATCGATAAGTATGTCGCACAGGTACTGGATGAACTGACCGAAGCGGGTTGTCCTTTGTTTTTGAAAACCAGTCGTTTAGATAATTTTTATAAGAATCAGCGCCTGATGCTTAAATCCGTTCCTTTGCGGGCATTGTTGAAATTCGAAAGGACAGGGGAGTTTACCCGTTATATTTTGCGTTTGACAGATGGAGAAAAGACCTTTTATCCCAGTGATTACGCGTTGAAGGTGCTGACCCGGCGGCCTTGCCGGGTGGTTTCAGGCAGGCAGCTATTCCGTTTCCCGGAAGATTTCGACGGGCAGCGTTTGCAACCTTTTTTGCAGAAAAGGGAGATTATGATCCCCAAGGCAAACGAAAGTATCTATTTCCGGCGTTTTATCCTGAAAAATGTACGGCATGAAGAGATCGAGGTACAAGGTTTCGACGTGATCGTCCGGGAAGTAGAAAAACAGGCCTTCCTGTCACTTGAACGCGATATACTCGGCATGCCGGTCCTGGTGATGGAATATAAATACGGTAATCAATATATTCCCGGCTGGTCGTCCCGGAAAGCTTTGGTGGAATTATATACGGAAGGAGACCGCTATGCTTTCTATAAGGTCAGCCGGGATCCGGAATGGGAACAGCTGCAAGCCCGGCAATTGGTTGCTTTGGGGATCAGGAACGATACGGAAGGGTATTTCCATTTGCCGGAAGTTACTGTGATGACCTGGAAGACTGAAAAAGAAACCGAAGATCGGGACAAAGTGAGCGGGGAGGTTATTGCCGATGCCTGGCAGAAGACCGTGACCTGGGTACAGACACATGGGGATGAGTTGAAAGCGATGGGGATCGGCTTCACTCAGAAAACATTGCGCCGGGCCTATTATATCGGAGCCTGGCAGATCGATAGTTCGGTATCGGAAACGATGGATTGGTTCGAATTGAAAGCAGAAGTTATTCTGACTGATGGGCGCCGGATTCCTTTGCTTCGTTTCCGGGACCATATTCTGACGGGTAAACGTGAGTTTTTACTCGATGACGGCACTTTATTCCTGATTCCTGAAGAATGGTTCGCTACCTATACCGAGTTGCTTTTATTTGCTCAAGGAAGGGGGACTTCCTTATTTTTTCACCGCAGCCAGTATATTTTATTAAAAAACTGGGCGGAGACGACCTGTCATTTTTCATTGCCGGAGAATTTGCAGGAAGAGGTGACTCTGCCCTTTGATTTTCAGGTGACTTTACGTCCGTACCAGCGTTTCGGTTATGAATGGATGTACCGTTTGTACCGATGTGGCTTGGGAGGTTGTCTGGCCGACGATATGGGATTGGGAAAAACACTTCAGGCCATTGCCCTGATCTTGAAATACAGGCAGGAAGGAGTAAAAAAGCCTGTTGTAAACCGATGGCCTGACAGCGGAAAACAACTGAGTTTGTTCGATGCCCCGGAAGAGGTAAGCAGGCCGGATGAGGGAGATCGTTCATTGGTATACCATACCTGTCTGGTGGTTGTACCGGCTTCTTTGATCCATAATTGGCGGAATGAACTTCGGAAATTCGCTCCTCAGCTGACTGTGACTATCTATGCCGGAACTAACCGTATCGATTTGCGTTCATACCTGCAACGTTCGGATGTCGTATTGATCACTTATCATACTTTGCGGAACGATATCGATATTTTGTCCCGCCTGACTTTCGGTATCGTCGTTGCCGACGAAGCACAAATGTTAAAGAATCCGGGGTCTCAGCTCCATCAGGCTATGATGCGTATTCAGGGAAGGTGTTTTTGGGCTTTGTCGGGTACACCGATAGAAAATTCACTGACCGATTTGTGGGCTGTGATGAATTGGGTGAACCGGGGATTACTCGGATCACAGCGTTTTTTCCGCGATCATTTTATCCGTCCTATATTGGCCGATGTAGAAGGGCGGATGAGCGAAGCTTTGCGTAAACTGATCGCTCCGTATATTTTACGCCGTACCAAAGAAGAAGTGTTGGCCGATTTGCCGGATCTCACAGCCGAGTTGGTCGTTTGTGAACCCGAAGAGGAACAGCGGAAGGTATACGAAGAGGAACAGTCCCGGGTGAGAAATTATATCTTGAGTGAGAGAGAGAATCAAGGGGAATTGCGAAGTGATTTTATGGTTTTAAAAGCTCTGATCCGATTGCGTCAGATCGCCAATCATCCCCGTTTGGTCGAAACTGGGTATGAAGGAAATTCCGGAAAATTTAGTGAGGTATTCCGTATGTTGGGAGAAGTGATTGCTTCCGGACACAAGGTGTTGGTTTTTTCTTCTTTTGTAAAATATCTTAAAATGGTAGCTGAAGAAACAATGGTCCGGGGATGGAAATATGCGATGCTGACAGGCTTGACTGCCGACCGGGAACAGACTATCCGGCATTTTCAGGCCGACCCGGAATGCCGGATCTTCCTGATTTCTTTGAAAGCCGGTGGGGTAGGCTTGAATCTTACCGAGGCCGATTATGTATTTATTCTCGACCCTTGGTGGAATGTCGCTGCTGAAAATCAAGCCGTTAGCCGGGCCCACCGGATCGGGCAAAAACGGGCGGTATTCGTCTATCGTTTTATTACTGCCGGAACACTCGAGGAAAAAATTCTGGCTATCCAGGAACGTAAACAACGCCTTGCCGATTCTGTCATAACAGCAGCTACTTCCATCCCTTTGACAGATGAAGAATTATTGGAAGTGCTCTGA
- a CDS encoding TIGR02757 family protein, with translation MTSLEIKQLLDEKYQEYCHSDFFIHTDPIQIPKLFEEKEDIEIAGFLAASLAWGQRPTIIKKCKELMQLLDYAPYDFVLHARESDFTRFEHFKHRTFNGYDCSYFLRSLAHIYRHEGGLENVFTTAWQIHGDMFEVLRHWYRIFTTLPAEPRVLRHIACVDKGSAAKRVNMFIRWMVRHDHSGIDFGLWKGIPASALLIPLDLHTGHVSRELGLLTRKQNDAKAVEELTRRLREFDPVDPIRYDFALFGLGAFK, from the coding sequence ATGACATCACTAGAAATAAAACAACTACTCGATGAAAAATATCAGGAATATTGCCATTCCGATTTTTTTATCCATACCGATCCCATTCAAATTCCTAAATTATTCGAAGAGAAAGAAGACATCGAAATAGCCGGTTTTCTGGCAGCCTCCCTGGCTTGGGGGCAACGTCCGACCATCATAAAAAAGTGTAAGGAACTCATGCAGCTCCTGGATTATGCTCCTTATGACTTCGTCCTGCATGCCCGGGAAAGCGATTTCACCCGTTTCGAACATTTCAAACACCGCACTTTCAACGGTTATGACTGTAGTTATTTTTTACGTTCCTTAGCCCATATCTACCGCCATGAAGGAGGGTTGGAAAATGTCTTCACCACCGCCTGGCAAATACACGGGGATATGTTCGAGGTATTACGCCATTGGTATCGGATTTTCACTACCCTTCCGGCCGAGCCCCGGGTACTCCGCCACATCGCGTGTGTAGACAAAGGCTCAGCCGCCAAAAGAGTGAATATGTTTATTCGCTGGATGGTGAGACACGACCACAGCGGTATCGATTTCGGACTATGGAAAGGTATCCCGGCCTCCGCCCTATTGATCCCTTTAGATCTGCATACGGGCCATGTAAGCCGCGAACTCGGTCTGCTTACCCGTAAACAAAACGATGCCAAAGCTGTCGAAGAGCTTACCCGGCGTCTTCGTGAATTCGATCCGGTCGATCCGATCCGGTATGATTTCGCTCTTTTCGGCCTGGGGGCTTTCAAATAA